tttttttctggtATCTGTTGGCACTCATGCTAATAGCGCAAAGCTTATGCCTCATACACGTAAATTGACTTTGGTCAAATTAGACCAAACCATTTACAACACAAAACAGAGTTTCTATTACATAACTTGGTACATTAAATTATGAGTTTCTACTACAAGGTCTCAATTCAAAATTCTTCTGCAAAAGCCACCATTGGGATTCAACCTTCACCTAACTCAATTACTTTCATGTGACTAGCACAGTAGATCACGGAAATTCTCAGATAAGGTTCATTAGCTGGAATATCACCCATGGAATTTGCTAAAGTCAGTGTTTGATTGAAGCCTGACCACTTCAGTTGAGTGACCACCCAATGCAATAGTCTTAAGGAATATTTTGCAAGCCAGACCTGCTAACTGCACAAACAAAATATATACCCAATAGTTCATGAATCAACAAAAGTACCATCCTACAAGTTCAGCAAAAAGTAAAAAATGAATCTAATAAAAGCCAAATCTgattaatttaaaagttaaaatcaagATTTACACATAATGTTCTTACATCCTTCACTATAATCTTATCTAGAAATCCAATTCTTGGTAATAACCATTCCAACACATACAATGAGGAGTTTTCACAATTGCTTGTAACAGGTTGATCATCTGAAAAGCAAGAATATGCTGAAGTCATGGTTGAtggataaaaaaaattggttattAACAATGCGAATGGAGTCCAAAAGGACTGCAAGAAGGTAAGGGGCGCCATAAAATTAGACATATTAATAGTGACTGTAACAAAAAAGAGGTACAAGACATAAGCAACATGAGGAGCCAACATATTGCACAAAATATATACCCAATACATCTACTAGTTTCTGCACATTCAGTGTCACATCAATGTTATATATATTATCATCAACATACATTTTGAATCTATTCCACTCACTGTTGATAGCTCACGGGTATTCAATAATCAATTAGATCTAAATCCAACCAACAATTTTCACAACACCATAACAGAGTCAATAAAAGATTGATCAGAGTACTCACAAACTTAATTGCAACCTCTTCATTTGTCTGAATATTGTTACCtacacaaaatttttaaaatgaattaatcTGAAAAACTTAATCGGAAATTTCAGAAATTCGAAGTTCAAACATGCacagaaaaaacaaataaaaagagagaGGAAAGAAAGCTCACCAAGATAAATATCTCCAAAGGATCCGCTACCAATTTTCCGACCGATACGGAACTTGTTCCCAACTCGAGGCTCCACTAAAGTTCAACCTATTTTGACCAAAACCCTAAAAAGGTTTGagaaatttgagaagaaaaacgAAATGGAGTCGTTGTGGAAGAAGGTAGAGGACATTGAGTAGAGAAAGAAGCGGAGGGACATCGCTAAAAAGAAGAAGGTAGACCGAAAGGGTGTAGAAGAAGAAACggaggttcattgtttgaggaagAAGACGGAGAAAGTGGGTGGAGGGAAGAGGCAGGGGCGCATAGCTGCAGCAAAGAAGGGTTTGGTTCTAAACTTTTATATTGGGccaatttaaaatatcaaaaaagtTGTTGTCtttaagtgtaatttttattaaattaataataatttaaatataaaccaTTAGATCGTTTATCAATTTAATCTAACGCTTCAAATTTAATGGTGcatcaaataagctcaaaagagTTGGGCTGATTTTAGACAGACCCTTTTAATTGGATATGCATTATCTTTTTTGGTTTTGTAAAACTTCTCGGAAAAACGAGTGTAACAATTTTACTCACGCAAAATTGTATGGAAATAAGTTTACAAAATTCTCTTAAGTTTCAGCATATTATATAACGCCCAATCCGGATACAATAAATTGTATTTTAACCTCATCATATAATAACCGATACAGTCTCTCaaattaaacatatattttaattGCTCAAGCGACTTTTTAGTATGCATAATAGTGAAATAAAGTCAATTTTAAAGTGACAGGCATGACTACTAGGAAAATAAACAGAGATTTATTGAGATCTCATCCTTTACGAGCATGCCATGCTTTGCAAAGGTGTTTACATAAAAATTTGCTTCTCAACAAGCATGATTAGCAACCAGGGACCCGTTACTAGGTGTGAATGTGACCACTACCACGCTTAACATCATTGGTGGATCAAAATAGAGAGAACTTATACAATGTGAACAAAACAACATTGTTATATGCAAAACACTGAGAGGAGATGCAGCTCCTTCTTCTCATGTTTAAGGTCCCATTCTGATACACTATGTTCAAGCCAGTTGCTAACTCTAAAGAGAATTCTACTAAATTCACAATTTAATCTTAGGCTTGGAATGTATCAAGTTCCCCCTTGTGAGTCAGAATAATTAGTGGTTATGCAAAGCATCACTGAGGATCAAATCAACCATCAGTAGTTGCCTTGTCAAAAGATGATTTTTCTGGTTTCTTATTTGGTTCCATATCCACGTACAGAACACGTCCATGCAAtatctgcaacaaaagaaaaagtaaagggttgattcatttatgaattttggcaTTTcacagaagagaaaaataaaggtACTAGATTCTTGCCTTTCCATTCATAGCCATCTGTGCCTTGCGGGCTTCTTCCTCCTTAGCAAAGGTCACATATCCGAAACCCTTAGATCTGTTCTTGGCTTTGTTCAGTACTATATCAGCTGGAAAAGGGAAATGACATTTACAGGTACATTAAGATTTTAATATGGGACATTCATGTTCAATGCTTGTAGTGACAATAGAAGAAGAACATACCATTTAGGACATTGCCATATTCTGAAAAGGCTTCAGCTAATTTCTCTTTTGTGGTAGAAAATGCTAAACCTGCACCAAGATTTTCATTCAGTTCATGTCACAGCAACAACAAAACGAGAGAACTTAAAATTCGGGGCAAAGGCAAATCAAACACTTCTATAACAgtaataaataaagaaatcattAAATCATATACGCTAAACAGGATTGGCATTAAGATGGCTAAATTGTACTCAAACTAAACCTTTTTCCATATACCACAATCTAAAGTAATGCAAGTTATTGCTTGATTCCTACTCAAAGGCGGCTGGCGGCTGCAACTACTTAGTTGCATTGTAATATGCTATTATTTCCTTTTTCTAATTGCTCTGGGACCATTTGCTTTACTTCTATTTCTGAAATCATCGTTTACAGCAATGATGTGCAAAACAGATTTCATTAAGTATAAACCCCCAATGTTGAATCAATCCATTTGAATCCAATGCTAAAACCAATAGCAGGAATAACCAGCCGTGCTCTGCAGTTATTCAAATGTCCATAGTAAAAGCAATTGCTTGAACAGAACTTTAAGATAATCAAGAAAACAGCTCAAATTAGCAGACTATTgaaaaaatcaaactaaatttTTGGTACTCAAGTTTGCAAATAGTAATAATGATACTACACAAGAGAGGGAGAGTCCCAGGAAAACGAAAAGGGTGTGTGTAGCTATGTACCTTTGACAAAAATCTTGGAAGAAATTGATCGGAGGAAAAGAAGCTGAGAAAGAGACCGGTGCTGTTGACACCATATTTGCCGCAGACCCTCCATGCTTCAGCTTCAACTTCAACTGTCACtcaacaaaataatttatattcaattattacaattcataaaaaaaatccaaaattatcCACCAAAATCTCATGTAACTAATCTCAAgtaccaaataaaaaataaacaaagttaatactaaattttattaTCAACCATCATAAATAACAAagctaatattaaattttattatcaaaatccCAATCTAAAGCTTTTGTATCTACTATTTTTGCAAATGCTGTGGCATAAGCATTTAGGCACCCTCAACAAAGATTGTATATACCATAATATGACCAGAAAAAAAAAGGATTGAACATAACAACCTAATTTGATCAATAATGTGATCAGAAATTTTATCAATAATTTAGTCAGCAATTTAGCAACAGCAGGACCAACAACAATACAACGATAGCAACAGCAACATTAGCACTTgattaacaataaaaattaaaacagtgtagcagcaaaaacaaaaaaacagagGTAGAGGCAGAGAGGCGGAGCAGACCGGTGGAGAGGAGGCGGCAGAGGGGAGAAGAGGAGGCAGCTGTTAAGCAGAAAAGAGAGTAGGCCGCCGCGGAGAAGAAGGGAAGCGAGGTCAGCTAGCAAGAGCCGAGAAGCCTCATTCAGAGAAAGACAAAACAGATCAATGCTTGGGCCTGGGCCTGGGCCCAGG
The sequence above is drawn from the Arachis hypogaea cultivar Tifrunner chromosome 4, arahy.Tifrunner.gnm2.J5K5, whole genome shotgun sequence genome and encodes:
- the LOC112796359 gene encoding small RNA-binding protein 11, chloroplastic, with the translated sequence MEGLRQIWCQQHRSLSQLLFLRSISSKIFVKGLAFSTTKEKLAEAFSEYGNVLNADIVLNKAKNRSKGFGYVTFAKEEEARKAQMAMNGKILHGRVLYVDMEPNKKPEKSSFDKATTDG